A window of Pectinophora gossypiella chromosome 12, ilPecGoss1.1, whole genome shotgun sequence contains these coding sequences:
- the LOC126371255 gene encoding serine/arginine repetitive matrix protein 2-like, translating to MLHRTSSSQRRRRASRSAATSPQARSPRASAQTSRRASLATTETDDECDPMPPPQRSPRASLAPDAALDMYHRSPRHSLTPEARSARNSITPDAASNIRNNLTPSRNNLAVEMSYGSRLSLNPQDFNRSPRNSITPDATARTPRRSLVPEGTSWNQPRNSLVPDVGRSPRHSVASIQIDPARSQKELGPSPRTSPRGSIAADTPMKMKEGPEVSRSPRGSLVPDSQRSPRGSIAPSERSARGSLVAMEGDASRVSPRGSLTLTFQEPLVSKERRASEDSQAATRGRSVSPYRASLGGRQSGTGALSDTGSRRASSSVSQVSGDEQRRLCGEQAKYKERAGMGLGVGLTTYGSVAYQLKDANMEASGTVDFICRAARIMNRTILMTVFLAILSTLPVIMLIMGVQYIRDCPAEPRIPVYMVVGGAAGGAGICWLLWAQLASRSVNSSASVPERVLAYTLAVFLMGWFGFGNLWTLGIMWPDYAPTLFEPNQWCHRTLYVFALTQLGVVWGLVALTLLLLLALVVCQVFGCGWLGPPRYK from the exons ATGCTGCATAGGACTTCTTCATCGCAGAGGCGCCGCAGAGCGTCTAGAAGTGCCGCTACGTCTCCCCAGGCGCGGTCACCACGCGCTTCAGCACAGACTTCGAGAAGGGCATCCCTAGCAACAACAGAGACTGATGATGAATGTGATCCCATGCCACCACCACAGAGAAGCCCCCGGGCAAGCCTCGCCCCAGACGCCGCCTTAGACATGTACCACCGCAGCCCGCGACACTCCCTCACCCCAGAAGCCAGATCAGCACGAAATTCCATCACCCCAGATGCCGCTTCTAACATAAGAAACAATCTTACCCCATCTAGAAATAACTTAGCTGTCGAAATGTCATACGGGTCTAGATTAAGTTTAAATCCCCAAGACTTCAACAGGAGTCCAAGAAACAGTATAACACCAGACGCGACGGCCAGAACTCCTAGAAGAAGTTTGGTTCCTGAAGGTACGTCGTGGAACCAGCCAAGAAATTCGTTAGTTCCTGACGTGGGACGTAGTCCGAGACATTCTGTGGCAAGTATACAAATAGACCCTGCTAGAAGTCAGAAGGAATTGGGACCCAGTCCGAGAACAAGTCCAAGGGGAAGCATAGCGGCAGATACGCCTATGAAAATGAAGGAGGGGCCAGAAGTTAGTCGAAGTCCGAGGGGATCTTTAGTGCCTGATTCTCAGAGGAGTCCTAGAGGAAGCATTGCGCCTTCGGAGAGGAGTGCTCGAGGCAGCTTAGTGGCGATGGAGGGAGACGCTTCGAGGGTCAGTCCCAGAGGCAGTTTGACGTTAACTTTCCAAGAACCATTGGTGTCAAAAGAAAGGAGGGCGAGCGAAGACAGCCAAGCAG CaacccgaggtcggagcgtgtCTCCTTACCGAGCATCGTTGGGGGGTCGCCAGAGCGGCACCGGAGCCCTGTCAGACACGGGGTCTAGAAGAGCGTCCAGTTCTGTAAGTCAG GTATCAGGTGACGAACAGCGTCGTCTTTGTGGTGAGCAAGCGAAGTACAAAGAGCGGGCTGGCATGGGGCTCGGCGTAGGCCTGACGACCTACGGTTCAGTAGCTTACCAGCTGAAAGACGCGAACATGGAAGCTTCAGGGACAGTAGACTTCATTTGTCGGGCTGCGAGGATTATGAACAGGACCA TTCTAATGACTGTTTTCCTCGCAATCCTGTCTACGTTGCCAGTCATCATGCTGATTATGG GTGTCCAGTACATCCGCGATTGCCCAGCTGAGCCCCGTATCCCGGTGTACATGGTGGTGGGAGGCGCGGCCGGCGGCGCTGGTATCTGCTGGCTGCTGTGGGCGCAGCTCGCCAGCCGCAGTGTCAACAGCTCTGCCAGCGTGCCTGAGCGCGTGCTCGCCTATACGCTCGCCGTCTTCCTCATGGGATG GTTTGGTTTCGGCAACCTGTGGACTCTGGGCATCATGTGGCCGGACTACGCTCCAACATTGTTCGAACCCAACCAGTGGTGTCACCGCACGTTATATGTATTCGCGCTGACGCAACTGGGTGTGGTGTGGGGGCTCGTGGCGTTgacgctgctgctgctgctggcgcTGGTGGTCTGCCAG GTGTTCGGCTGCGGCTGGCTCGGGCCGCCTCGGTACAAGTAG